In Ailuropoda melanoleuca isolate Jingjing chromosome 7, ASM200744v2, whole genome shotgun sequence, one genomic interval encodes:
- the ABITRAM gene encoding protein Abitram isoform X2 produces MSKANPVRTTVYYSTPTESHPVLQSGKTIKSVSYQISTNCSRLQNKVSGKFKRGAQFLTELAPLCKIYCSDGEEYTVSSCVRGRLMEVNENILHEPSILQEKPSTEGYIAVVLPKFEESKSITEGLLTQQQYEEVLVKRIHAATATSRASRGITTTTAPTPPQPARSVC; encoded by the exons ATGTCAAAGGCAAACCCTGTGAGGACCACTGTATACTACAGCACTCCAACCG AATCTCATCCAGTTCTTCAAAGTGGAAAAACAATTAAAAGCGTCTCCTATCAAATCAGTACCAACTGTagcagacttcagaacaaggTCTCTGGGAAATTTAAGCGG GGGGCACAGTTTCTAACAGAGCTTGCACCTCTGTGTAAGATTTACTGCTCAGATGGAGAAGAATACACCGTATCTAG ctgtgtTAGAGGACGGTTGATGGAAGTGAATGAAAACATTCTCCATGAACCATCTATTCTTCAAGAGAAG CCATCCACTGAAGGCTACATTGCGGTTGTGTTGCCCAAATTTGAAGAAAGTAAAAGCATAACAGAGGGGTTACTGACACAGCAGCAGTATGAAGAAGTCCTGGTGAAGCGCATTCATGCCGCGACAGCTACATCACGAGCATCGCGCGGGATAACAACTACCACGGCGCCCACTCCTCCGCAGCCTGCGCGATCCGTGTGCTAA
- the ABITRAM gene encoding protein Abitram isoform X1, with translation MATEPAIAEPTVPSLVDRYFTRWYKADVKGKPCEDHCILQHSNRICVITLAESHPVLQSGKTIKSVSYQISTNCSRLQNKVSGKFKRGAQFLTELAPLCKIYCSDGEEYTVSSCVRGRLMEVNENILHEPSILQEKPSTEGYIAVVLPKFEESKSITEGLLTQQQYEEVLVKRIHAATATSRASRGITTTTAPTPPQPARSVC, from the exons ATGGCCACTGAGCCCGCGATCGCCGAACCGACTGTGCCGTCGCTCGTGGATCGCTACTTCACGCGCTGGTACAAAGCCG ATGTCAAAGGCAAACCCTGTGAGGACCACTGTATACTACAGCACTCCAACCG AATATGTGTCATCACATTGGCAGAATCTCATCCAGTTCTTCAAAGTGGAAAAACAATTAAAAGCGTCTCCTATCAAATCAGTACCAACTGTagcagacttcagaacaaggTCTCTGGGAAATTTAAGCGG GGGGCACAGTTTCTAACAGAGCTTGCACCTCTGTGTAAGATTTACTGCTCAGATGGAGAAGAATACACCGTATCTAG ctgtgtTAGAGGACGGTTGATGGAAGTGAATGAAAACATTCTCCATGAACCATCTATTCTTCAAGAGAAG CCATCCACTGAAGGCTACATTGCGGTTGTGTTGCCCAAATTTGAAGAAAGTAAAAGCATAACAGAGGGGTTACTGACACAGCAGCAGTATGAAGAAGTCCTGGTGAAGCGCATTCATGCCGCGACAGCTACATCACGAGCATCGCGCGGGATAACAACTACCACGGCGCCCACTCCTCCGCAGCCTGCGCGATCCGTGTGCTAA